From Mucilaginibacter rubeus, a single genomic window includes:
- a CDS encoding DUF2480 family protein has protein sequence MDIQENIVNKVAQSGLVTLDPADFYPAGDRVIYDIKDNLFHGLILKEKDFRDFIKEYDWAQYEGKNVGITCSADAIVPAWAYMLLANRMAPYAREIVFGDKEVLETVLFEKEIAKADFEQYRGQRIVLKGCGDTEVPVSAYVEITKRLTAVVKSLMFGEPCSTVPIYKRKD, from the coding sequence ATGGATATCCAGGAAAACATAGTAAATAAGGTAGCCCAGAGTGGCTTGGTTACCTTAGACCCGGCAGACTTTTATCCGGCAGGTGATCGCGTTATATACGATATAAAAGATAACCTTTTCCACGGCCTTATTTTAAAGGAGAAGGATTTCAGGGACTTTATAAAAGAATATGACTGGGCGCAATACGAGGGCAAGAACGTGGGTATTACCTGCTCTGCCGATGCTATTGTACCTGCATGGGCGTATATGCTGCTGGCTAACCGTATGGCCCCTTACGCCCGCGAAATAGTTTTTGGTGATAAAGAGGTGCTTGAAACTGTGCTTTTTGAAAAGGAGATAGCTAAAGCCGATTTTGAGCAATACCGCGGGCAGCGCATTGTACTTAAAGGTTGCGGCGATACGGAGGTGCCGGTATCTGCTTATGTTGAGATCACTAAAAGGCTAACTGCCGTGGTGAAAAGCCTTATGTTTGGTGAGCCATGCTCAACCGTTCCTATCTATAAGCGTAAGGACTAA
- a CDS encoding peptidylprolyl isomerase: MGKILAFFIGLALLAFIVSEVVRSGGSFFRDDSNELAVVNGEKVPYDKFNEKLEQNSAQFKQQGQSISPQIASYLQETTWNQYLSQMLIGKEIEKLGLTVGDDEMSVMIGDNNPDPQIARQFADQQTGQFDRSKYNQFKAYLQSGKADPAQKEAWHNFVVDLIEAKKATKYMTLVTNGLYVNSLEATDDYEAKNKLVNFKYVSLDYASIPDAKVTLTDGDYSAYYDAHKAQFKTPQELRDFEYVTFNAAPSKEDSAAVKLQAEKLANEFKTTNNDSLFVQINAETKAPLAYQRKGSLDPKLDTTMFSAAKGFVYGPYIENGSYKIAKLVDSKTTFDSVKTRHILIDLASAGGEDKAKAKADSIKKLIQGGKSFAELATTFSADKGSAVKGGEIPSFDANGVMGGGQGALVPEYYNAAFKANKGDILVVKSQFGYHVIQVEDQKGSVKLVKVGVVDKPLTASSKTQTVAYSKAQAFLASLTSDNFEAEAKKEGLKSRTAEDVTAIASGLPGLDNARDVVRWAYKAEKGDITDKVFTVGDQYIVTRLTEIKPKGTLALEAVKKQIEPMVRNEVKAKQLKEKFDSALGGGASIDQVAQKVNSKVVPVENIVFANPIIPGQSAEYKVIGSVFGSAVNKISKPVDGTQGVYVFVVNGFTNPPALGNAVKQKEQIGQALLQRSQGLVLDALKDNAIVKDNRAKFF; encoded by the coding sequence ATGGGGAAGATTCTCGCATTCTTTATTGGCCTCGCGCTGCTTGCATTTATTGTGAGCGAAGTTGTAAGATCGGGCGGTTCCTTTTTCAGGGACGATAGTAACGAGCTTGCCGTTGTAAACGGCGAAAAAGTGCCCTATGACAAATTCAACGAAAAGCTGGAGCAAAATTCAGCACAGTTTAAACAACAGGGACAGAGCATTTCTCCGCAGATAGCAAGCTATTTGCAGGAAACTACCTGGAACCAGTATTTAAGCCAGATGCTGATAGGCAAAGAAATTGAAAAACTTGGCCTTACAGTTGGTGACGACGAAATGAGCGTGATGATTGGCGACAATAATCCCGACCCTCAGATTGCCCGTCAGTTTGCCGATCAGCAAACAGGCCAGTTTGACCGCAGCAAGTACAACCAGTTTAAAGCCTACCTTCAATCAGGTAAAGCCGATCCTGCTCAAAAAGAAGCATGGCATAACTTTGTTGTTGATTTAATTGAAGCTAAAAAAGCAACCAAATACATGACATTGGTTACCAATGGCCTTTATGTAAACTCGCTTGAAGCTACGGATGACTACGAAGCAAAAAACAAGCTGGTTAACTTTAAATATGTATCACTTGATTATGCTTCAATCCCCGATGCTAAAGTTACTTTAACCGATGGCGATTACAGCGCATATTATGATGCTCACAAAGCCCAGTTTAAAACTCCACAGGAGTTAAGGGACTTTGAATACGTTACTTTTAACGCCGCTCCTTCAAAAGAAGACTCAGCTGCTGTTAAACTACAGGCAGAAAAATTAGCGAACGAATTTAAGACAACTAATAACGATTCGCTTTTTGTTCAGATCAACGCCGAAACAAAAGCACCTTTAGCTTATCAGCGTAAAGGCAGCCTTGATCCTAAACTGGATACAACCATGTTTAGCGCTGCCAAAGGATTTGTATACGGGCCTTACATTGAAAACGGAAGCTACAAAATAGCTAAACTGGTTGACAGCAAAACTACTTTTGACTCAGTTAAAACAAGGCACATCCTGATCGACCTTGCATCTGCAGGTGGCGAGGATAAAGCAAAAGCTAAAGCGGATTCAATCAAAAAATTAATTCAGGGCGGTAAGTCATTTGCCGAATTGGCAACAACTTTCTCTGCCGATAAAGGCAGCGCTGTAAAAGGCGGTGAAATTCCATCATTTGATGCCAATGGCGTTATGGGTGGTGGCCAGGGCGCATTAGTTCCTGAATATTACAATGCTGCTTTCAAAGCAAACAAAGGCGACATCCTTGTTGTAAAATCGCAATTTGGTTACCATGTTATCCAGGTTGAAGATCAAAAAGGCTCTGTAAAACTGGTTAAAGTTGGTGTGGTTGATAAACCTTTAACTGCAAGCAGCAAAACCCAAACTGTAGCTTACAGCAAAGCACAAGCATTTTTAGCTTCGTTAACATCTGATAACTTTGAAGCTGAGGCAAAAAAAGAAGGTTTAAAATCTCGTACTGCCGAAGATGTTACCGCTATAGCTTCTGGCCTGCCAGGTTTGGATAACGCCCGTGATGTAGTTAGATGGGCTTACAAAGCCGAAAAAGGCGATATCACTGATAAAGTATTTACTGTAGGCGATCAATATATCGTAACCCGCCTTACCGAGATCAAGCCTAAAGGTACATTAGCTCTTGAAGCTGTTAAAAAGCAAATTGAGCCAATGGTACGTAACGAGGTTAAAGCTAAACAACTGAAAGAGAAATTTGACTCTGCCCTTGGCGGTGGTGCTTCTATCGATCAGGTTGCTCAAAAGGTAAACAGCAAAGTGGTTCCGGTTGAAAACATTGTTTTCGCTAACCCGATCATCCCTGGCCAATCTGCAGAATACAAAGTTATTGGTTCTGTATTTGGTTCTGCGGTTAACAAAATTTCAAAACCGGTTGACGGTACTCAAGGTGTTTATGTGTTTGTGGTTAATGGTTTCACTAACCCACCTGCACTTGGTAATGCCGTTAAACAAAAAGAACAAATTGGCCAGGCCTTGTTACAACGTTCACAAGGCTTAGTTCTGGATGCATTAAAAGATAATGCAATTGTAAAAGATAACAGAGCTAAATTTTTCTAA
- the gmd gene encoding GDP-mannose 4,6-dehydratase, with the protein MKKALITGITGQDGAYLAEFLLKKGYEVHGVKRRSSLLNTDRIDHLYHDPHEPNVKFRLHYGDLTDSTNLIRLIQEVQPDEIYNLAAQSHVKVSFETPEYTANADGVGTLRILEAVRLLDLTKKTRVYQASTSELYGLVQAVPQSETTPFYPRSPYAVAKLYGYWIVVNYREAYGMYACNGILFNHESPVRGETFVTRKITRAASKIALGLQNCLYVGNLSAQRDWGHAKDYVEAMWLMLQQETAEDFVIATGVTTTVRDFIRMAFLELGIEVEFSGKDENERGVIIDIDEERATTLGLNLDALRFGQTVVKVDPRYFRPTEVDLLIGDAAKAYNKLDWKPKYDLQALVTDMVLADLHLVKKDEYLRKGGFNTLNYFE; encoded by the coding sequence ATGAAAAAGGCTTTAATAACAGGAATAACAGGGCAGGATGGCGCTTATTTAGCAGAGTTTTTGCTGAAAAAGGGTTATGAGGTGCATGGAGTTAAACGCCGATCGTCATTATTAAATACAGATAGGATTGATCATTTATACCATGATCCGCATGAACCCAACGTTAAATTCAGGCTTCATTACGGTGATCTTACCGATTCAACTAACCTGATCAGGCTTATACAAGAAGTTCAGCCCGACGAAATTTATAACCTTGCCGCTCAAAGCCACGTGAAAGTGAGTTTTGAAACACCCGAATATACCGCCAATGCCGATGGTGTTGGCACTTTGCGCATTCTTGAAGCCGTCCGGCTTCTTGATCTTACTAAAAAAACGCGGGTTTACCAGGCTTCCACGTCTGAGCTTTATGGCTTGGTGCAGGCAGTACCGCAAAGTGAAACTACCCCTTTTTATCCACGCTCGCCGTACGCTGTAGCAAAACTATATGGTTATTGGATTGTAGTTAACTATCGCGAAGCTTATGGCATGTACGCTTGCAACGGGATCCTTTTTAACCATGAGAGCCCGGTACGGGGCGAAACTTTTGTTACCCGTAAAATTACACGTGCGGCATCCAAAATAGCGCTTGGCCTGCAAAATTGCCTGTATGTTGGCAATCTTTCGGCGCAACGTGATTGGGGGCATGCCAAAGATTATGTAGAAGCCATGTGGCTGATGCTGCAGCAGGAAACTGCCGAAGATTTTGTAATAGCGACAGGTGTAACAACCACCGTACGCGACTTTATCAGGATGGCATTTTTGGAACTGGGTATAGAAGTTGAGTTTAGCGGGAAGGATGAAAACGAACGTGGCGTGATCATTGATATTGATGAGGAACGTGCCACTACGCTTGGATTGAATTTGGATGCCTTAAGATTTGGGCAGACAGTAGTTAAGGTTGATCCCCGTTATTTCAGGCCAACAGAAGTTGATCTGTTAATTGGTGATGCTGCCAAAGCGTATAATAAATTGGACTGGAAACCTAAATATGACCTGCAGGCGCTGGTAACTGATATGGTACTTGCCGATTTGCATTTGGTGAAAAAAGACGAATACCTGAGAAAAGGCGGTTTTAACACGCTTAATTATTTTGAATAA
- a CDS encoding DUF3109 family protein, giving the protein MIEVGNVLLHEDVVKENFVCNLNKCKGACCLEGDSGAPLNADELDILKEIYPKVKPYLTAKGIKTIEQDGVYVTDFEGDYTTPCVDTNKECAYVIWENGITKCGIEKAYEEGAVSWKKPISCHLYPIRITSYPEFDVLNYDRWNICSPACSFGDELKVRVHEFLKDPLIRKYGADWYKELEDTVAGI; this is encoded by the coding sequence ATGATTGAGGTTGGCAATGTGTTATTACACGAGGATGTAGTAAAGGAAAATTTTGTATGTAACTTAAATAAGTGCAAGGGAGCCTGCTGCCTTGAAGGTGATTCGGGTGCCCCGCTTAATGCCGACGAGCTTGATATCCTGAAAGAGATCTACCCTAAGGTAAAACCTTATCTTACTGCAAAAGGCATCAAAACCATTGAGCAGGACGGTGTATATGTAACCGATTTTGAGGGCGATTATACAACTCCTTGTGTTGATACCAATAAAGAATGCGCTTACGTAATATGGGAAAATGGTATAACAAAATGTGGTATTGAAAAAGCCTACGAAGAAGGTGCCGTTAGCTGGAAAAAACCTATCTCCTGCCATTTGTATCCTATCCGTATCACCTCATATCCTGAGTTTGATGTTTTAAACTACGACCGCTGGAATATCTGCAGCCCAGCATGTTCATTTGGCGACGAGTTGAAAGTGCGTGTTCACGAGTTTCTAAAAGATCCGCTTATTCGTAAATACGGTGCCGATTGGTATAAGGAACTGGAAGATACCGTAGCCGGAATTTAA
- a CDS encoding gliding motility protein RemB, protein MKRIFTSIILLFLISGLAEAQSEYQSYNYQFYQKLNEDVYSTKTRVHSSLKPFMVDDSLLKEHYDSLMNLNGLKGRFFNEHQIDVKSKNSTFYADLLPDFNVSRDFSGKKNTNFGTLGIQFGGTFGKNFSYNVAGYENRAELPNYLQTYVNQVGIAPGQAYAGIYGNEYRWSYITANVSYTPVKFLNISAGRDKTFVGDGYRSLLLSDYASPYPFFKLTATLGNVRYMAMWAYFDDPLSIKVDNGDRKKFGVFHYLDWNVTNRLSLGFFDAVIWAAKDDLGHQRGFDFTYINPVIFLRPVEASNGSPDNALIGFTAKYKLTDGITAYGQFALDEFESSSFFSSKGSSRNKYGFQLGIRGANLFNVKGLNYLLETNNVKPYTYSERTSVINYTENGEPIGHPWGANFREAVGLLNYSYKRFDFTGEIDYGHYGLDVNGLNYGKDPYQGYRDPAREFGNYTGQGLTTNMVYFEGKVAYLINPKYNLRFELGGLIRRDKNDQFNDKTSMLTFGIRSSFRAIYNDLASYKVH, encoded by the coding sequence ATGAAGAGAATATTTACAAGCATTATTTTACTGTTTTTGATAAGTGGATTGGCGGAAGCACAGTCCGAATATCAATCTTATAATTACCAGTTTTACCAAAAACTTAATGAGGATGTTTATTCAACCAAAACAAGGGTACATAGTTCACTAAAGCCTTTTATGGTTGATGATTCGCTTTTGAAGGAGCACTACGATTCATTAATGAACCTGAACGGGCTTAAAGGTCGTTTTTTTAACGAACATCAGATTGATGTTAAGAGCAAGAACTCCACTTTTTATGCCGATCTGTTGCCCGACTTTAACGTTAGCCGCGATTTTTCCGGGAAAAAGAATACCAATTTTGGTACGCTTGGCATCCAGTTCGGCGGTACTTTCGGTAAAAACTTTTCATATAATGTTGCAGGTTATGAAAACCGTGCAGAATTGCCCAATTACCTGCAAACCTACGTTAACCAGGTTGGCATAGCTCCAGGGCAGGCGTACGCAGGTATTTATGGTAACGAATACCGCTGGTCATACATCACAGCCAATGTTTCTTATACGCCTGTAAAGTTTTTGAATATCAGTGCCGGTCGTGATAAAACCTTTGTGGGCGATGGGTATCGCTCATTGCTGTTATCTGATTATGCGTCACCATATCCCTTTTTTAAATTAACGGCTACACTGGGTAATGTGCGGTATATGGCCATGTGGGCTTATTTCGATGACCCGCTTTCCATAAAAGTGGATAATGGCGACAGGAAGAAATTTGGTGTGTTCCATTACCTGGACTGGAATGTAACTAACAGGTTATCGCTCGGTTTCTTTGATGCTGTAATCTGGGCCGCTAAAGACGACTTGGGTCATCAGCGCGGCTTTGATTTCACTTACATAAACCCGGTGATATTTTTGAGGCCGGTTGAAGCCTCAAACGGTTCGCCCGATAATGCTTTGATTGGCTTTACCGCTAAATATAAATTAACCGATGGTATTACTGCTTACGGACAGTTTGCGCTTGACGAGTTTGAGTCATCAAGCTTTTTTTCAAGTAAGGGCAGCTCACGTAATAAATATGGCTTTCAATTGGGTATAAGAGGAGCAAACCTGTTCAATGTTAAGGGTTTAAACTATTTGCTTGAAACAAACAATGTTAAACCTTATACCTACTCAGAACGTACATCTGTAATTAACTATACTGAAAATGGAGAGCCAATCGGGCATCCGTGGGGTGCTAATTTCCGTGAGGCGGTAGGCTTGCTGAATTATTCATATAAAAGGTTTGACTTTACAGGCGAGATTGACTATGGCCATTATGGCCTCGATGTCAACGGTCTAAACTATGGTAAAGATCCTTATCAGGGCTATCGCGACCCGGCGCGCGAATTTGGCAATTATACAGGTCAGGGTTTAACTACAAACATGGTTTATTTTGAAGGAAAGGTAGCTTATTTAATTAATCCTAAATACAACTTAAGGTTTGAGCTCGGCGGTTTAATCCGCAGGGATAAAAATGATCAGTTTAATGACAAAACATCTATGCTGACTTTTGGTATCCGCAGTTCTTTCCGTGCCATATACAACGATTTGGCAAGTTATAAGGTTCATTGA
- a CDS encoding DUF3108 domain-containing protein, giving the protein MKKLLINKYFFTVLLFIVCCSGGSAQELKKINESIFKAGEQLDYKMKYGFFTAAEATIKVEASDKKYNDRPTFHLVAEGKTAGSFDLFYKVRNRYESYVDQTTLMPYFYTENRREGKYRHTDNVTFDQKDKKVTANKGTFGYKGESFDFVSAYYFARAIDVSKLHEGDTFDLQYFLEDGFHSMQITYVGTETVECSLGKFNCLKFSPAIIPGRIFRKNSKLYLWVTNDKNRIPVKAHVEVLIGSVTMDLKSASGLKYPLNPIKD; this is encoded by the coding sequence ATGAAAAAACTGCTGATAAATAAATATTTTTTTACTGTACTGCTTTTTATAGTCTGTTGTTCCGGGGGTTCTGCCCAGGAGTTGAAGAAGATCAACGAATCGATTTTCAAGGCTGGCGAACAACTGGATTACAAGATGAAGTACGGTTTTTTTACGGCTGCCGAGGCTACCATTAAGGTAGAGGCCAGCGATAAGAAATATAATGACCGTCCAACTTTCCACCTTGTTGCTGAGGGAAAAACTGCGGGCTCTTTCGACCTGTTTTACAAGGTGCGTAACCGTTATGAGTCGTACGTTGATCAAACAACGCTGATGCCTTATTTTTATACCGAGAACAGGAGGGAAGGTAAATACAGGCATACAGACAATGTTACCTTTGATCAGAAAGATAAAAAGGTAACGGCGAATAAGGGAACGTTCGGGTATAAGGGAGAGTCCTTTGATTTTGTATCGGCCTATTATTTCGCGCGGGCTATCGATGTTTCAAAATTGCACGAGGGTGATACATTTGATCTGCAATACTTTTTGGAGGATGGCTTTCACAGTATGCAGATAACCTATGTGGGTACCGAAACGGTTGAGTGTTCGCTTGGTAAGTTTAATTGTCTTAAATTTAGCCCGGCAATTATTCCGGGACGTATTTTTCGGAAAAACAGTAAGTTGTACCTTTGGGTTACTAATGACAAAAACAGGATACCGGTAAAAGCCCATGTTGAAGTGCTGATTGGTAGCGTAACGATGGACCTGAAATCGGCATCGGGACTTAAGTATCCGTTAAATCCTATTAAAGATTGA
- the lptC gene encoding LPS export ABC transporter periplasmic protein LptC, translating to MSRPAVNIPALCLLLLPLAAFLSSCENDLKKVREISANEVDTVAQRTTGLDVIMSDSTKVEIHLTAPLMVEYQIKKPYKIMPKGVKIDYYDRATGDFAGNIIADTGIQREKEKLIEFHGNVVATNAKGETFKSKELFWDQVTKRVYSNKPVQATLSGGNVMNGDTFESDDKLLNPSFKSSTGIFHVDEKATQ from the coding sequence ATGAGCCGCCCTGCAGTTAACATACCGGCACTATGCCTGTTATTGTTGCCATTGGCGGCTTTCCTGTCCTCGTGCGAAAACGATCTGAAAAAAGTTAGGGAAATATCGGCTAATGAAGTTGATACCGTAGCCCAGCGCACTACCGGGCTCGATGTGATCATGAGCGATTCGACCAAAGTAGAGATCCATCTTACGGCGCCGCTTATGGTTGAGTACCAGATCAAGAAGCCTTATAAAATTATGCCTAAAGGTGTCAAGATCGATTATTATGATCGGGCTACAGGCGATTTTGCGGGAAATATCATTGCCGATACCGGCATTCAGCGGGAGAAGGAAAAGCTCATAGAATTTCATGGCAACGTGGTTGCAACCAATGCCAAAGGCGAAACCTTTAAATCAAAAGAATTATTTTGGGACCAGGTAACCAAACGTGTTTACTCCAATAAACCGGTACAAGCCACCCTTAGCGGAGGCAATGTCATGAACGGCGATACCTTTGAAAGCGATGACAAGCTATTAAATCCTTCCTTTAAAAGTAGTACGGGCATATTCCATGTGGATGAAAAAGCGACACAATAA